Proteins found in one Quercus robur chromosome 2, dhQueRobu3.1, whole genome shotgun sequence genomic segment:
- the LOC126713728 gene encoding LOW QUALITY PROTEIN: uncharacterized protein LOC126713728 (The sequence of the model RefSeq protein was modified relative to this genomic sequence to represent the inferred CDS: deleted 1 base in 1 codon), producing the protein MKSHVEKIILQGLSMPEKMLLNLPNPKLHLKIFSSGIESSMSFKLGMSFSARINENAPQSKTSKNGGTKLSDIITGTHS; encoded by the exons ATGAAGAGTCATGTGGAAAAGATCATACTTCAAGGGCTTAGCATGCCAGAGAAAATGCTTTTGAACCTTCCTAACCCCAAGTTGCATCTGAAGATA TTCTCTTCCGGTATTGAAAGTAGTATGTCTTTCAAATTGGGAATGTCTTTTTCTGCAAGAATTAATGAGAATGCTCCCCAatccaaaacctcaaaaaatggTGGCACAAAGTTGTCAGATATAATCACAGGCACGCACTCATAA